DNA from Verrucomicrobiia bacterium:
ACCTTAGGGATCGTGGGAGGAATTGGACCCGAGTCAACCGTTGACTACTATCGCTCGCTCATCCAACTGTGGCGTGATCAAACGAAGGATGGAAGTGCTCCCTCCATTCTCCTGAACAGCATCGACTTGAAAAAGTGGCTCCATATGCTCGCTGCGAACGAACTCACCGCCGCGGCCGCCTATGCGAGCGAAGAAATGCAGAAGTTAGCACGGGCGGGAGCCGATGTCGGATTGTTTGCGTCGAATACCCCACATATTGTTTTTGGCGAGCTTCAGCGCCGATCGTCTATCCCCCTGATTAGCATCGTGGAAGCGACGCGCGAGGTCGCGGAAGAACTCGGACTGCGTCGGCTCGGCCTGTTCGGTGTGCGCTTCACGATGCAGGGACGCTTTTACCCGGACGTCTTTTCTAAGGCCGGGATCGCCCTCGTCGTCCCCAACGAAACCGAGCAAACCTACATCCACGACAAGTACATCAATGAACTGCTGAAGGGCATGTTCTTGCCCGAAACGCGGGAGCGGTTGCTGGTGATCGCCGAGCGTCTTGCCAAGCAGGAGCAGGTGCAAGGCTTGATTCTAGCCGGCACAGAGCTGCCGTTGATTTTGCGGGACGCGAGTTGCAGCATCCCATTTCTAGATACGGCTCATATTCACGTAAAGGCCGCGCTGAGGCGGCTGTTGTCCTAACAAGGCGTACACAGGCTGCTCGGGTCAGATCGCTGCCATTTTGTAGCGCGTAAACGACGCTACGAAGCTAAGGGACGGCCCGAAAGAATCAAAGGGGCTTCAAATGCAACAAGTTTGGCCGTATCTGCCGTTGAGGGCGCCGGCGTGGTCGAACGGGTGGGAAGGGCTGTGTTGTGCGTCCCGATCCGAGCGATGTAAGTCATCAAATTGTTGATTGGGAGCCGGCAGCGTTGCGCATCGGGTCTATTGCAGAGACTCACGGCTTCCCGGGCATCCGGCGGGAGAAACTTAGCCAACGCAAGTGAGTAGAGAGCTGCAACGGGCGATGTCCGAGTGACTACTTGCGCGGTCGCGCGTTCCGCCGATTCGCGCGTACACGCCTTCGGCTCCTCGTTACGGGCTTCGTGGTGTCGGCTGCCTCAAACAAATGTCGAATGCGGTGTTCCAACAGTTCGACAGCCCTCTCCAAAGCACCGAGTTGCCCAAGCCGCACTATCGCGACGGACATGTGCAAGTCAAATGATGGGGGGCGCAACACTTCAACCGTGCCGAGAGAATTGTTACTGGCAACAAATCGCGCCGGCAGCAACCCGACTCCATATCCTGACTGAACGAACGCCAGCTGAAGATGCATGTTGTGGATTTCAGCCGCAATCATTGGGGTGAAGCCGTCACGTTCCATCCGATCGATGAGGCCCGCCCGAAAGAAACACCCAGGCGGATTGAGCACCCAAGGTGCTCTGCCCAAACTTTCCCAATCACCGCCCACGTTGCCTGCGGCGCCTTGAACGATCTCCACACGGTCCGTCGCGATGATATTCGTCACAAGTGGCGCAGGCGCCGTCCTACCTTCAGGAAAAGGCACGGCTGCAACGTCGAGCTCACCCGCGAGCAGCCGGTTAAATAATT
Protein-coding regions in this window:
- a CDS encoding LysR family transcriptional regulator is translated as MLDDLHALVKFAQAGSIAGAADRLFRTPSAITRQLQRLEAELGAELLDRSVKPPRLNSLGSRVLEQARALLQRTEALKSLASRDAEPHGLLRIGLAHPLAEGTFIEPIRALTEKYPKVRVRLLSERTSELFNRLLAGELDVAAVPFPEGRTAPAPLVTNIIATDRVEIVQGAAGNVGGDWESLGRAPWVLNPPGCFFRAGLIDRMERDGFTPMIAAEIHNMHLQLAFVQSGYGVGLLPARFVASNNSLGTVEVLRPPSFDLHMSVAIVRLGQLGALERAVELLEHRIRHLFEAADTTKPVTRSRRRVRANRRNARPRK
- a CDS encoding amino acid racemase, which encodes MEQDDEKEMPSMKTLGIVGGIGPESTVDYYRSLIQLWRDQTKDGSAPSILLNSIDLKKWLHMLAANELTAAAAYASEEMQKLARAGADVGLFASNTPHIVFGELQRRSSIPLISIVEATREVAEELGLRRLGLFGVRFTMQGRFYPDVFSKAGIALVVPNETEQTYIHDKYINELLKGMFLPETRERLLVIAERLAKQEQVQGLILAGTELPLILRDASCSIPFLDTAHIHVKAALRRLLS